CATATGGACTGGCAAGATTTCCAAAGCATATAATACAGTATTTTCTCGTATCCAAGGCCTTGCTGTCTCCTACTATTGTGCCCCACCAAGGATCTGGCAAGCCCTTAACTTTTTCTCCGGCAAGTCTGTGACTTCCAGTCAATGCGTGACAGACTACTACTATGTTGTCTTTATTCGCATTTGGTTCACCGTACATAGAATATACTTGCACAACGTCTTTAAGGGTTTCTCCGTTGTGCAACTTAATTTCAGGAAGTGTAAGGGAACCACTTTTTTCTATCATTGTTATTTTTGTGTTGCCTTATTCAGAGCAGTAATAATGTCTTCCAAGATATCTTCTATATTTTCTATCCCGACACTCAGTCTTAGAAGACCGTCTGTAATGCCTGCTGCTTCTCTTTGATCTTTGGACAATTGGCTATGAGTTGTTGATGCAGGATGTATTATTAGAGTCCGCGAATCTCCAAGGTTAGCCATATGTCCGATAAGATCGAGCCCATCAAGAAACTTGCGTCCAGCCTCTAGCCCGCCTTTTATTGAGAAAGCCATCATTCCTCCGCAGCCGTCTTTTAGATATTGCTTGGCTAAATCATGTTGGGGATGAGAGGCAAGCCCTGGGTAACTCACCCATTCAACGGAAGGATTTGTCTCAAGATATTTCGCAATTTCAAGAGCGTTTTCGCTATGTTTTTTCATGCGTAGAGATAAAGTGGCCAGAGAGGTATGAAGTAAAAATCCGTCAAAGGCAGATGGACAGCCTCCCATATCTCTTATAATAGAAGCGTGTAATTTGGCATATAGTGCCGCTTTTCCAAAATGTTCAGCAAAAGTTATTCCGTGATATGAGTTATCCGGTTTCGCTAAAGTTGGAAATTTTTCCGGATATTGTGACCAGTCAAAATTGCCGCTGTCAACAACTGCGCCTCCGAGCAAGTTCCCGTTGCCAGAGATATACTTTGTAGTTGAATGCACAACTATATGAGCTCCCCATTCAATGGGTCTGCATAAAATAGGAGTAGCGAAAGTACTGTCTACTATGAGGGGAACTCCGGCTCTTTCTGCAATTTTGCTCAACGTTTCAAGTGGAGCAACGTTCATAACAGGGTTCCCAATAGTTTCCGTAATAATTCCCCTTGTATTTTCGTCAATGGCCTGTTCAAACTGGCAGGGATGATTCCCGTCAACAAATTTAGTAGTTATGCCAAAACGAGAAAAAATATTTTGTAAAAGAGTCAATGTGCCGCCATATACTTGACGAGATACAACTAAATTATCTCCGGAGGAACATAGAGCGGTTATAAGATGAGTAAATGCAGCTTGTCCTGATGATGTTGCTAGACAGCCAACTCCTCCTTCTAAAGCAGCTAATGCTTCTTCAAATGCAGACACAGTTGGGTTGGAGAGCCTTGAATATATGTGTCCACCCTCTTCTAAATTAAAAAGCTTTACAGCATGTTCGCTGTTTTTGAATTGATATGCAGAAGTAGCATATATAGGGAGAGCCGCAGCTCCTGTGGCGGGATCAAATTTCCAGCCGCAATGTAATGCTTGTGTTGCTAAACCATATTTTTTCTTATCTGACATTTATATTTTCTCCCTTCATGAGTTAAAGCAATAAAAAAACCGAGCCCATAAAACTTAGGCCCGGCCTGTGAATACGACGTCTAATTCGCGTCTATCTCATCAGGAAGGACCCGTTGGAATTGCACATCATCATGTTGTACAGATAAGTAGATAGTATCATAATGCGGGTCTCCTTTCCCTCAAAATAAACGATAACAGTAATTGTAATTGTAGAGACCGCTATTGTCAACATATCATCCATGGAGATAGATAAAACTCATATTTTTTTATGGAAGCTATTTGCTACGTATTATGATTTTTATAAAATTGGATTTACATTTATTTATGAAAGAAAAAGCTGTTGGTCTATCGGTTTGCTTTTGGGTAAAATAAGCAGCTGATTTTACTCAAAAACAATAAATATTTTTTAAAATACCTAATTTTAATCTATAGGTTCTTTGCATTTTTACTAATTTGT
The DNA window shown above is from Synergistaceae bacterium and carries:
- a CDS encoding O-acetylhomoserine aminocarboxypropyltransferase/cysteine synthase, whose amino-acid sequence is MSDKKKYGLATQALHCGWKFDPATGAAALPIYATSAYQFKNSEHAVKLFNLEEGGHIYSRLSNPTVSAFEEALAALEGGVGCLATSSGQAAFTHLITALCSSGDNLVVSRQVYGGTLTLLQNIFSRFGITTKFVDGNHPCQFEQAIDENTRGIITETIGNPVMNVAPLETLSKIAERAGVPLIVDSTFATPILCRPIEWGAHIVVHSTTKYISGNGNLLGGAVVDSGNFDWSQYPEKFPTLAKPDNSYHGITFAEHFGKAALYAKLHASIIRDMGGCPSAFDGFLLHTSLATLSLRMKKHSENALEIAKYLETNPSVEWVSYPGLASHPQHDLAKQYLKDGCGGMMAFSIKGGLEAGRKFLDGLDLIGHMANLGDSRTLIIHPASTTHSQLSKDQREAAGITDGLLRLSVGIENIEDILEDIITALNKATQK